In Flavobacteriaceae bacterium, the following proteins share a genomic window:
- a CDS encoding branched-chain amino acid aminotransferase — protein sequence MDIKITKTKQSKLNDIDFNNIPFGQYTSDHMFVMDYADGQWSDFRIVPYQGFTIEPQSKALQYCQCIFEGMKATMGNDGIPKLLRPELNIERFNLSAERMCMPTIPDELFLQALKAIVATDINWIPSAEGSALYVRPTMFATENTLSVIPSSTYTFCIYTAPAQPYFSKPVKLVTEQKYIRAVPGGTGEAKTGGNYAGSLLASEQAKLKGFDQIIWLEGPDFKKIQEVGMMNLFFVINDTVITPKLTGAVLKGTTQRYFIDILNDKKIKLEVRDIFMDEIVDAYKNGNLKEAFGSGTAAVVSHISEITHNNTHMIFPNAGKEGIGNMLYNEISGLRSGRIEDTRNWLTSVEI from the coding sequence ATGGATATAAAAATCACAAAAACAAAGCAATCAAAATTAAACGATATTGATTTTAATAACATTCCTTTTGGTCAATATACTTCTGATCATATGTTTGTAATGGACTATGCAGATGGACAATGGAGTGATTTTAGAATTGTACCTTATCAAGGGTTTACTATAGAGCCACAATCCAAGGCGTTACAGTATTGTCAATGTATTTTTGAAGGAATGAAAGCAACAATGGGTAATGATGGCATTCCAAAATTATTGCGCCCTGAATTAAATATTGAACGTTTTAACTTATCGGCAGAACGTATGTGTATGCCTACTATCCCTGATGAGCTGTTTTTACAGGCTTTAAAAGCAATTGTAGCAACAGATATTAATTGGATTCCTTCGGCAGAAGGAAGTGCTTTGTACGTACGTCCAACCATGTTTGCTACAGAGAATACTCTATCTGTAATTCCTTCTAGCACTTATACATTTTGCATATACACTGCTCCAGCACAGCCTTATTTCTCAAAACCAGTGAAATTAGTAACTGAACAAAAATATATACGTGCAGTTCCTGGAGGTACTGGAGAGGCTAAAACTGGTGGTAATTATGCAGGATCATTACTCGCTAGTGAACAGGCTAAGCTAAAAGGGTTTGACCAAATTATTTGGTTAGAAGGTCCAGATTTTAAGAAGATACAAGAAGTGGGTATGATGAATTTATTCTTTGTAATTAACGATACTGTTATCACTCCAAAACTTACTGGAGCTGTTTTAAAAGGAACTACACAAAGGTATTTTATCGATATCCTTAATGACAAGAAGATAAAATTAGAAGTTCGTGATATTTTTATGGATGAAATTGTTGATGCCTATAAAAATGGGAATTTAAAGGAAGCTTTTGGATCTGGTACGGCGGCAGTAGTTTCTCATATCTCTGAAATCACACATAACAACACGCATATGATATTTCCTAATGCCGGAAAAGAAGGTATAGGCAACATGCTATACAATGAAATAAGTGGATTACGATCCGGGAGAATTGAAGACACACGTAATTGGTTAACTTCTGTAGAAATATAA